The DNA segment GTCCTCGCCGTCGCGCAGGTAGGTCGCGTGATGGACGAGGCCGCGGCCGAGCCCGCGCCCGCGACCGAACGTGTCGACCCACCCGACGAGGTAGTCGGCGGCGTCCATGCGCTCCTCGACCACGTCGAACATCTCGCCGAGGCTGCGGATCGGGATCGGCTCGACCTCGAGCAGCCCCGAGTGGATGCGCTTCAGGCGCAGCGTGAGGCTCGTGAAGCACCCGAGCATGCCGAAGCCGCCGATCGCCGCGTGGAAGAGGTCGGACCGCTCCTCGCGCGAGCAGCGCACGATCTCGCCGGACGGCAGCAGCAGCTCGAACGCCTCGACGTGCTCGCCGATGGTTCCCACCTTCCAGTTGTTCTTGCCGTGGATGTTCATGGCGGCCGCGCCGCCGAGCGAGGTGAACATCGTCCCCGAGACGACCGGCGGCCACCAGCCGTCCTCGATCGTGTAGCGCCAGAGCTGGCCGATGGTGACGCCGGGCTCGACGCGGATGCGGCCGCTCGCCGGATCCCACTCGAGGATGCGGTTCATGCGCGACGTGTCGAGGCACAGGTTCTCGGCGTTGGTCGCCGCGTCGCCGTAGCTCTGCCCGGCGCCACGCAGCCCGATCGTGCGCCCCTCGGCACGCGCGAGGGCGAGCACCTCGTGCAGGCCGCCGATCGTCGTGGGCCGGTAGACCCAGCTCATGGCGCTCGTGGCGCCGCCCCAGGACCAGACGCGTTCGAGACGATCGGCGGGCAGCATGCTCAGATGTCGAGGTGGCGGAAGACGAACGACGGGATGTGCCGGATGACGAACATGATGGGACGCCACTTGGCCGGCACGTAGACGACGCGGCGGCCGCGCGCCGCGCCGGCGAGCAGCTCCGTGGCCGCGGCCTCGGCCGAGACGAGGAGCGGCAGGCGGTCCATGCCCTTCGTCATCGGCGTGTCGACGGGGCCGGGCTTCACGGTGACGACCCGCACCCCGAGCCGCGCGACGCGATTGCGCACCGCCTCGAGGTAGGTGTCGAGTGCCGCCTTCGACGCGGTGTAGGCGGGGTTCCCGCGCCGGCCGCGGTCGCCCGCGACCGACGAGATGCCGACCA comes from the Candidatus Eisenbacteria bacterium genome and includes:
- a CDS encoding FAD-binding oxidoreductase — its product is MLPADRLERVWSWGGATSAMSWVYRPTTIGGLHEVLALARAEGRTIGLRGAGQSYGDAATNAENLCLDTSRMNRILEWDPASGRIRVEPGVTIGQLWRYTIEDGWWPPVVSGTMFTSLGGAAAMNIHGKNNWKVGTIGEHVEAFELLLPSGEIVRCSREERSDLFHAAIGGFGMLGCFTSLTLRLKRIHSGLLEVEPIPIRSLGEMFDVVEERMDAADYLVGWVDTFGRGRGLGRGLVHHATYLRDGEDPMAAQTLRVASQELPPTLMGVVPKSLMWLAMRPFTNDPGVRLVNATKYGLSALEGRRRYRQSHVGFAFLLDYVPDWKRSYGGGGLIQYQTFLPAATARDVYREILERSHRAGLTPYLGVFKRHRMDPFLMTHAVDGYSLALDFKVTARNRRRLWEHAADLTRVVLDAGGRFYFAKDSTLTASQLETYLAEERVQRFLALKRRLDPEGLLVTDLYRRIFRGPDAMDKEARDGRISP